One Dysidea avara chromosome 7, odDysAvar1.4, whole genome shotgun sequence genomic region harbors:
- the LOC136260657 gene encoding collagen alpha-1(I) chain-like isoform X2: MVLNKDVALGASLVLSLVSLVLLFGVTWYFQSSLDLLQQQVEFDREQLLRLQEQVKKVGDKDNHGVLRRQVCECDQGPPGPPGRRGRRGFKGETGDVGPVGFPGVKGRKGELGPAPPPGIPTHPPQKGEKGDPGFPGVPGAPGPVGADGVHGQKGQKGDTGGPPGSTSSPSSQKGEKGDSGVPGEQGAPGVPGLPGPAGAQGPAGVPGPAGVPGPAGKPGSAPSSSQKGDTVPADPVGPRGPPGPPGAPGFLGPQGPPGKPGPVGPSGSIGPRGATGPQGPKGESGSQKGQKGKEGIQGPPGPQGRRGPRGGKGEMGEPAAGPA; this comes from the exons ATGGTCCTGAACAAAGACGTTGCGTTAGGAGCGAGTTTAGTACTATCACTAGTTAGTCTAGTTCTACTGTTTGGTGTGACTTGGTACTTCCAGTCATCACTGGATCTACTACAACAACAAGTAGAGTTTGACAGGGAGCAGTTGTTGAGGTTACAGGAACAAGTTAAA AAAGTCGGGGACAAGGACAATCACGGTGTATTAAGGAGGCAGGTCTGTGAGTGTGATCAAGGACCTCCCGGCCCTCCTGGGCGTCGTGGTAGAAGAG GTTTCAAGGGAGAGACAGGAGACGTAG GTCCTGTTGGTTTTCCTGGTGTGAAAGGTCGGAAAGGAGAGTTAG GTCCTGCACCACCTCCCGGTATTCCAACCCATCCTCCTCAGAAAGGAGAGAAAGGTGATCCGGGTTTTCCTGGGGTGCCAGGTGCACCTGGACCAGTAG GTGCTGATGGTGTCCATGGACAGAAGGGTCAGAAAGGTGATACTGGAGGACCACCAG GGTCTACTTCTTCTCCCTCATCTCAAAAAGGAGAGAAAGGTGATAGTGGAGTGCCAGGTGAACAAGGAGCACCAGGGGTTCCAGGATTACCAGGACCAGCAGGAGCACAAGGACCAGCAGGAGTACCAGGACCAGCAGGAGTGCCAGGACCAGCAGGAAAGCCAG GTTCTGCTCCTTCCTCATCTCAGAAAGGTGATACTGTACCAGCAGATCCAGTGGGGCCACGGGGACCACCAGGACCACCTGGTGCTCCAGGTTTTCTAGGGCCACAAGGACCACCAGGCAAACCAGGGCCAGTAGGACCATCAGGGTCAATAGGACCACGAGGAGCTACAG GTCCTCAGGGTCCAAAGGGAGAGTCAG GTTCTCAAAAAGGGCAGAAAGGCAAGGAAGGAATACAGGGGCCTCCTGGCCCACAAG GTCGTCGAGGACCAAGGGGCGGAAAGGGTGAGATGGGAGAACCAGCTGCAG GACCTGCATAG
- the LOC136260657 gene encoding collagen alpha-1(XXV) chain-like isoform X1 — MVLNKDVALGASLVLSLVSLVLLFGVTWYFQSSLDLLQQQVEFDREQLLRLQEQVKKVGDKDNHGVLRRQVCECDQGPPGPPGRRGRRGFKGETGDVGPVGFPGVKGRKGELGPAPPPGIPTHPPQKGEKGDPGFPGVPGAPGPVGADGVHGQKGQKGDTGGPPGSTSSPSSQKGEKGDSGVPGEQGAPGVPGLPGPAGAQGPAGVPGPAGVPGPAGKPGHGQKGEPGSAPSSSQKGDTVPADPVGPRGPPGPPGAPGFLGPQGPPGKPGPVGPSGSIGPRGATGPQGPKGESGSQKGQKGKEGIQGPPGPQGRRGPRGGKGEMGEPAAGPA, encoded by the exons ATGGTCCTGAACAAAGACGTTGCGTTAGGAGCGAGTTTAGTACTATCACTAGTTAGTCTAGTTCTACTGTTTGGTGTGACTTGGTACTTCCAGTCATCACTGGATCTACTACAACAACAAGTAGAGTTTGACAGGGAGCAGTTGTTGAGGTTACAGGAACAAGTTAAA AAAGTCGGGGACAAGGACAATCACGGTGTATTAAGGAGGCAGGTCTGTGAGTGTGATCAAGGACCTCCCGGCCCTCCTGGGCGTCGTGGTAGAAGAG GTTTCAAGGGAGAGACAGGAGACGTAG GTCCTGTTGGTTTTCCTGGTGTGAAAGGTCGGAAAGGAGAGTTAG GTCCTGCACCACCTCCCGGTATTCCAACCCATCCTCCTCAGAAAGGAGAGAAAGGTGATCCGGGTTTTCCTGGGGTGCCAGGTGCACCTGGACCAGTAG GTGCTGATGGTGTCCATGGACAGAAGGGTCAGAAAGGTGATACTGGAGGACCACCAG GGTCTACTTCTTCTCCCTCATCTCAAAAAGGAGAGAAAGGTGATAGTGGAGTGCCAGGTGAACAAGGAGCACCAGGGGTTCCAGGATTACCAGGACCAGCAGGAGCACAAGGACCAGCAGGAGTACCAGGACCAGCAGGAGTGCCAGGACCAGCAGGAAAGCCAG GTCATGGTCAAAAGGGAGAGCCAG GTTCTGCTCCTTCCTCATCTCAGAAAGGTGATACTGTACCAGCAGATCCAGTGGGGCCACGGGGACCACCAGGACCACCTGGTGCTCCAGGTTTTCTAGGGCCACAAGGACCACCAGGCAAACCAGGGCCAGTAGGACCATCAGGGTCAATAGGACCACGAGGAGCTACAG GTCCTCAGGGTCCAAAGGGAGAGTCAG GTTCTCAAAAAGGGCAGAAAGGCAAGGAAGGAATACAGGGGCCTCCTGGCCCACAAG GTCGTCGAGGACCAAGGGGCGGAAAGGGTGAGATGGGAGAACCAGCTGCAG GACCTGCATAG
- the LOC136260651 gene encoding uncharacterized protein translates to MHWPTLSAVVLLLSLVVVSAQEDQVVTKVYPANITCNRNATLRRMERNEIESRTGLTTLYRACYNYIIVLDEFGEPQCELIVTSFNEIIDEIQVFPINENSSLLFIETPFGFDGNYFNDTVCYFIIGNKRAGFVYQYYEGLEQDLQGELNITEEIINNNVFQQVSDGMCQDFFEFREKSVGNPNNILVTCGNETDPRIQLEVDVADALTLVFMSDSSGEGRGVNLTVFEINGTAATEYNSGSSRKKRSEVFAPPGSDGLPGTTGSPGPPGGEGKRGNDGRAAGIGIKGDKGVSGVKGPDGPPGTVPGYQGQNGIQGPVGPKGTPCYCEALQNCYPGQQGNAGPTGSTGFRGLAGEPGPRGQPGKPGARGMPGPIGRKGSKGYKGFDGLDGPPGDQGPPGYRGQHGKPGPPGLGGCPLPEDELITRRMAELGYITVVTEEIYDKESDKQYKESVRRFHNHLVNEYMEHKEESLKWTTQVKSKELHDRSSRQVEAEEEDDCGGVLVLTGPQGEPGITGLSGSPGQSGVPGRPGIDGTRGKAGDPGEPGLEGPVGRVGMRGPPGDRGEYGAVGAQGVAGQCYCYKYESNVHHSTTTYLPPTKRQASYQPIGFGLKGQHGDTGSRGPRGPPGYRGRAGNPGPPGVTGPPGYRGVDGVIGRTGPTGSSGPKGYAGQRGFPGKDGPPGPPGPPGCACNNVKIFQDRYGFLRTPSLIPPNRQEVNDENEEDDLTVIKVNVTCVRADGPPIIGPKGEPGLPGFPGPRGSSGKAGVDGSNGFSGSKGAKGDMGYDGPPGVDGNKGPPGKQGDPGIPGPIGQQGGSADCVLNSYEKGYFSSMVATACPQGCPNGLKGIKGKNGPIGPRGYLGITGPTGYAGPRGSRGITGLPGFPGDEGPIGNPGLRGPTGHRGLPGAPGPAGPSGPAGPSDTCPEFDGVDFEVFYSPTTEQRNSMRKILTTGDSELASKMTQSTYPVLRELSNFVARGNRLPASPPPVCIEIVETNVNKDSVTITFQGTSPFTCQLDDQSPAFCTSPVRYDGLFVGARTVTISGAANTCTQTAHFNITFEPEPCVKVVNQQVNGDSVTVYFIGEAPFTCQVGNGQSLPCTSPHTFTRLPEGRNTITITGSDSKGNCIRNRRFDVIIRELPCFSLDSYKVVNNQLRVFFTSTNGLHCQYDNNLPQSCTSPWVIPRVTVGQHQVIFRDMATNGNRCYRLYHINIKPLLDISTPVVTCGEVTVQFTANGETQCRLDSGSFTGCTSPYHQSGLHGGQHVITVRTSDGRDGYKQDSVSFHVSDPVQLRIHSPSVTGNSVQLHFTSSAPTQCQLDQYDYAPCRSPYRQTNLKSGQHSITVRATDKAGCQQEDSATFYIADSRPPQIRLTGAQRVHNCIEFSYSLSQPAVTDCSIDNRPWTRCTSPLSLCQLKRGVHYVSIRATNRSSQRTTLQFRFTLR, encoded by the exons ATGCATTGGCCAACACTATCAGCTGTTGTACTATTATTGAGTCTGGTTGTGGTATCAGCTCAAGAGGATCAAGTTGTTACTAAAGTGTACCCAGCTAATATAACTTGTAATCGCAATGCTACTCTACGTCGAATGGAGAGAAATGAAATTGAGTCAAGAACAGGGCTCACCACATT GTACAGGGCATGCTACAATTACATCATTGTGCTGGATGAATTTGGGGAACCACAGTGTGAACTAATTGTGACTtcatttaatgaaataattgaCGAGATTCAGGTCTTTCCTATCAATGAGAACAGCTCATTACTGTTTATAGAAACTCCATTTGGCTTTGATGGAAATTATTTTAATGACACAGTGTGTTATTTTATAATAGGAAACAA GAGAGCAGGCTTTGTATATCAGTACTATGAAGGTTTAGAGCAAGATTTGCAAGGAGAGTTAAATATTACAGAAgaaattattaataataatgttttCCAACAAGTCTCTGATGGGATGTGTCAGGACTTCTTTGAATTCCGAGAG AAAAGTGTCGGTAATCCCAACAATATACTGGTGACATGTGGCAATGAGACAGATCCTCGGATACAACTAGAAGTTGATGTTGCTGATGCATTGACTCTGGTGTTCATGTCAGATAGTAGTGGAGAAGGTAGAGGTGTCAACCTTACTGTATTTGAGATCAACGGAACTGCTGCTACT GAATACAACTCAGGATCTTCACGAAAAAAAAGATCAGAAGTTTTTGCTCCTCCAGGATCAGATGGTTTGCCAGGAACCACTGGTTCTCCAGGACCACCAGGAGGTGAAGGGAAGAGGGGAAATGATGGAAGAGCAGCTGGTATAGGAATAAAGGGAGATAAAGGTGTCTCTGGAGTCAAAGGACCGGATGGTCCGCCTGGTACTGTCCCTGGCTATCAAGGGCAGAATGGTATACAGGGACCTGTTGGCCCTAAAGGAACACCCTGCTATTGTGAAGCCTTACAAAACTGTTATCCTGGTCAGCAAGGCAATGCTGGTCCAACAGGATCAACTGGTTTTAGAGGATTAGCTGGTGAACCTGGTCCCAGAGGGCAACCTGGGAAACCTGGAGCAAGAGGCATGCCAGGCCCTATAGGAAGAAAGG GTAGCAAAGGATATAAAGGGTTTGATGGTCTTGACGGTCCCCCTGGTGATCAGGGGCCACCTGGTTATCGCGGTCAACATGGCAAACCCGGTCCACCTGGATTAGGGGGATGTCCCTTACCTGAAGATGAGTTAATTACTCGTCGAATGGCAGAGTTGGGATACATCACTGTGGTCACTGAAGAAATATACGACAAGGAATCTGATAAGCAGTACAAAGAATCAGTTAGAAGATTTCATAATCACTTGGTAAAtgagtatatggaacataaggAAGAATCATTAAAGTGGACCACACAAGTAAAGAGCAAAGAACTTCATGACAGATCCAGTAGACAAGTTGAAGCCGAAGAAGAAGATGACTGTGGAGGTGTACTTGTACTGACTGGTCCCCAGGGAGAACCTGGTATAACAGGTTTGTCTGGCTCACCAGGTCAAAGTGGTGTTCCAGGAAGACCAG GTATTGATGGTACTCGTGGTAAAGCTGGGGACCCTGGTGAACCAGGTTTAGAGGGACCCGTTGGTAGAGTTGGTATGAGGGGACCACCTGGAGATAGGGGAGAATATGGGGCAGTGGGAGCACAAGGTGTAGCAGGACAATGCTATTGTTATAAG TATGAGTCTAATGTACACCATTCTACAACTACTTACCTCCCGCCAACCAAGAGGCAGGCATCATATCAACCTATTGGATTTGGACTGAAGGGACAACATGGAGATACAGGTTCTCGTGGACCCAGAGGTCCTCCAGGGTACAGAGGAAGGGCAGGTAATCCTGGACCACCAGGAGTGACTGGTCCACCAGGGTACAGAGGAGTTGATGGTGTGATAGGAAGAACTGGTCCAACAGGATCATCAGGACCAAAGGGTTATGCTGGACAACGAGGATTTCCTGGAAAAGATGGCCCACCTGGCCCTCCCGGACCACCAGGTTGTGCTTGTAACAATGTCAAAATCTTCCAAGATCGATATGGATTCTTGAGGACACCTTCCTTGATACCACCCAACAGACAAGAAGTAAATGATGAGAATGAAGAGGATGACTTAACTGTTATTAAAGTGAATGTTACTTGTGTGAGAG CGGATGGTCCCCCCATCATTGGACCAAAGGGAGAGCCAGGTTTACCGGGGTTCCCTGGACCAAGGGGATCATCTGGCAAGGCTGGTGTAGATGGAAGCAATGGATTTTCTGGATCAAAAGGAGCAAAGGGAGACATGGGGTATGATGGTCCACCAG GGGTTGATGGCAATAAAGGCCCTCCTGGTAAACAAGGAGACCCTGGTATTCCTGGACCAATAGGCCAGCAAGGTGGCTCTGCTGATTGTGTGCTAAATTCTTATGAGAAAGGCTATTTCTCATCAA TGGTAGCAACTGCATGTCCACAAGGATGCCCTAATGGTCTTAAAGGAataaaaggaaagaatggtCCTATTGGCCCTCGTGGATATCTGGGAATTACTGGACCAACTGGTTATGCTGGTCCCAGAGGTTCTCGAGGAATAACAGGATTACCAGGTTTTCCAGGTGATGAAGGTCCCATTGGTAATCCAGGACTTAGAGGCCCAACTGGACATCGTGGTTTACCAGGTGCCCCTGGACCAGCCGGCCCCTCAGGACCAGCTGGTCCTAGTGACACCTGTCCAGAATTTGATGGAGTTGATTTTGAAGTG TTCTATTCTCCGACAACAGAACAAAGGAATTCAATGAGAAAGATATTAACAACTGGGGATTCAGAGCTGGCAAGCAAGATGACTCAGTCTACCTATCCTGTGCTCAGGGAGTTATCCAACTTTGTTGCCCGTGGTAACAGGCTACCTGCATCCCCTCCAC CTGTCTGCATTGAAATAGTTGAGACTAATGTGAATAAAGATTCAGTGACAATAACATTTCAAGGCACCAGTCCATTTACTTGTCAACTAGATGATCAGTCTCCAGCTTTCTGTACCTCACCAGTCAGATATGACGGATTGTTTGTTGGTGCTCGTACAGTGACAATCAGTGGTGCAGCCAATACGTGCACACAAACTGCTCATTTTAACATTACTT TTGAGCCTGAGCCATGCGTTAAAGTAGTTAACCAGCAAGTGAATGGTGACAGTGTTACTGTTTATTTCATCGGAGAAGCCCCATTCACCTGTCAAGTTGGAAATGGTCAATCACTGCCATGCACGTCTCCACACACATTTACTAGACTGCCTGAGGGTAGGAACACAATTACCATCACTGGGTCTGATTCTAAAGGCAATTGTATACGGAACAGAAGATTTGATGTGATCATTAGAG AGTTGCCCTGCTTCAGTCTTGACAGTTACAAAGTTGTAAATAACCAACTTCGTGTCTTCTTCACATCTACTAACGGCCTGCATTGTCAATATGATAACAACTTGCCTCAGTCTTGTACTTCACCTTGGGTTATACCTCGTGTTACAGTTGGCCAGCACCAAGTCATCTTCAGGGATATGGCTACCAACGGCAATCGCTGTTACCGATTATACCACATCAACATCAAAC CCCTACTAGACATCAGTACTCCAGTGGTGACATGTGGTGAGGTGACTGTACAGTTCACAGCTAATGGTGAAACACAATGTCGACTGGATTCTGGCTCCTTTACTGGCTGCACATCACCCTACCATCAGTCAGGACTACATGGGGGCCAGCATGTTATCACTGTTAGAACTAGTGATGGGAGAGATGGATATAAACAAGACTCAGTTTCATTTCATGTTTCAG ATCCAGTTCAACTCCGCATCCATTCCCCATCGGTGACTGGCAACtcagttcagttacatttcacCAGTTCAGCTCCTACCCAATGTCAACTAGACCAATATGACTATGCCCCCTGTCGGTCACCTTACAGACAAACAAACCTCAAGTCTGGTCAACATAGTATCACTGTTCGGGCTACTGACAAGGCTGGATGTCAACAAGAAGACTCGGCCACTTTTTATATTGCAG ACTCAAGACCTCCTCAGATTAGACTAACTGGAGCACAACGTGTACACAActgcatagagttcagttacTCATTATCACAACCTGCTgtaactgattgctctattgacAATAGACCATGGACCAGAT GTACATCTCCATTGTCACTGTGTCAGCTCAAACGAGGGGTACACTATGTGTCAATAAGAGCAACAAACAGATCTAGCCAACGAACAACACTACAATTCAGATTCACCTTACgctaa